In a genomic window of Paraburkholderia phenazinium:
- a CDS encoding nuclear transport factor 2 family protein has protein sequence MTGSTNTDVKYVPPSDEQWQSARAVVNRFAEHWRHPVADDLRDLMHPDTRNLIPPMTVPADREGVVEHFRQVLNQLPDLKVEVLQWAPTGDAVLIEWRASASVGGEALSWQGVDRFNVRGERMYQGQVYWDTRRVAEQMADAARRATERRAAAS, from the coding sequence ATGACTGGTTCAACGAATACCGACGTGAAGTACGTCCCGCCTTCGGACGAGCAATGGCAGAGTGCCCGCGCTGTGGTCAACCGTTTCGCCGAGCACTGGCGTCATCCGGTCGCAGACGATCTGCGCGACCTGATGCATCCGGACACGCGCAATCTGATTCCACCCATGACCGTGCCGGCGGATCGGGAAGGCGTCGTCGAGCACTTCAGGCAAGTGCTGAATCAATTGCCGGATCTGAAAGTGGAGGTGCTGCAGTGGGCGCCGACGGGCGATGCCGTACTGATCGAATGGCGCGCGTCGGCGAGTGTGGGCGGCGAGGCGCTGTCATGGCAGGGCGTCGACCGCTTCAATGTCCGCGGCGAGCGCATGTATCAAGGGCAGGTGTACTGGGACACGCGGCGGGTGGCCGAGCAAATGGCCGATGCGGCGCGACGTGCAACCGAGCGGCGCGCCGCTGCTTCCTGA